A genomic window from Silene latifolia isolate original U9 population chromosome Y, ASM4854445v1, whole genome shotgun sequence includes:
- the LOC141631831 gene encoding uncharacterized protein LOC141631831: MDKCILKDDGSNFVEWESTIKSAAVSDNVLRCLVETPPSEPGPRATTAVRTAYDDNMKLSNDVKNVLIWSMASSLKLRCISLNAYEIFTRVTTIFSQTPQIRQYEVTVRFFEAKLEKGQNVGPHRLKMVEYVDTLERLGCSIPKKLVVDRINKFSHFRVNYNMNNMDKSFHELHALLTQAERDMEASGSGSEKKDVLSMR, translated from the coding sequence ATGGACaagtgtattttaaaagatgacggaaGTAATTTCGTCGAATGGGAGTCAACCATCAAAAGCGCCGCGGTATCTGATAACGTGCTCCGCTGCTTGGTTGAAACCCCACCCTCTGAGCCCGGGCCAAGGGCTACTACGGCAGTACGGACTGCCTATGATGACAATATGAAACTCTCGAATGATGTCAAGAACGTCTTGATATGGTCCATGGCTTCTAGTCTCAAGCTTCGTTGTATCTCCCTCAATGCATATGAGATATTCACGAGGGTAACAACGATATTTTCTCAAACACCGCAAATTCGCCAATATGAGGTCACGGTGCGTTTCTTCGAAGCAAAGCTTGAAAAGGGCCAAAATGTTGGCCCACATAGGCTAAAAATGGTTGAGTATGTTGACActctagagcgtctagggtgcaGTATTCCAAAAAAGCTTGTGGTGGACCGCATTAACAAGTTTTCCCACTTTAGGGTGAACTATAACATGAACAACATGGATAAGAGTTTCCATGAGCTTCATGCTCTCCTTACTCAAGCGGAGAGGGACATGGAGGCGAGTGGGAGTGGGAGTGAGAAAAAGGACGTTCTTTCAATGCGATGA